The window AAATACTACAAGGGCAAAAGAACTTACCACCATTGCTCTGCGTTAATTCCTGACTATTTGCAAACGTCATGAATTCTTCTACCCCCGCGACAAACTCTCTCGAGAAATTCCCCGTTTCTTCATCAATTCTCTTGTACATCCAAGCACGAAAATTAATATAGTTGTTATAATTGCTCGTCATTGTTGttaacgatttttttttcttgaaattcTTTAAAGATATGATTCTTACACGGGTGATGAAATAAGAAATGTGTCGGTTTTCATCTATATATAGAATATTTAGCGACTGTTTGGCTACTGTTTTGCTACTCTTTTGCTACTGCTTTTGCGAAATCCGGTGTACTAAACTCAATAATGATTTCCACGTGTTTTGTAACGGTATTTTGCGACTGATGGCCGACAAAAATATAGCGACCTAGTATAAGTAGCTAAATAGTCGCAAATTACCGACTGAATAGGGACTATGTCTTGTAGTCGTAAATTCGCGACTAACTAGTAACTGATTGTGGTTGGTCGCAAATCAGTAGCTAAATAGTAGGTATTCGGTCGGTATATTTAGCGACCGCAGCTGTAGTCACTAAATTCAGTAGGGAAAtccctgttttcttgtagtgcccTGATGGTTTCACCGCATTGGACTTTGACCTCAAATTAATCACCACCAAACCATAAGTGTTGGTTTGAAATACCAGTTCTTCTTCGTTCTAGCGTAAGAATCCCGatgattttaagtttttaacacCATCTTCTTCTCTGTTATGCATATCTatacatatatctatacgtCATGTGGTGCATGGGAACTGGATGAAGCTACATGATGGGGATTTCTCGGTTGTGGGTATTGTTTTGGGTTAGGGTGTAATGTTTTCGGTTTGAAAAATTGTGTTCCAACAGGAGGGTGTTGTGTTCAGGACATCAAAACATACTTGagaaaaaaagatatttttgaagaCCATGTCCTTAAACAGAGCATGCATTCGTCACAGGTCTCAACTAAGAAAGCTCGTTTATCTCAAAGCACATAAATTTCGTCGCCAAAATGCTGATGGCGTTTACTCACAACACATTCAACACATAAACCAACTAAATAAACTCACAATTGAAATTTACCAACCATAAACTAAAGATTTGACAACGAAGACGTTGCATATATAGTACAAACCAAATCCAAGATGATGTATATGAGAAAATTATAGCAGGAAGATAAATATGTTAGAGTTGAGACTACAACAACCCATAGAGTAATCCAAAACTCATTTTTAATCTCCTAGAAAAACGAAACAGAGAGAGAGCTGAATATAGAGATAAACCGGAAGGCAGATCGATCTTCTCACAGGTGAACATGGTAAATGTAACGCTCTCACTTGGAAGAGAATTGAAAAGGCACATTAATAGAGTTGAGACCAATCACATTTGTTTGAAATTTGGGACAAACCATCGAGCATTAGATAATTGAATTGACGAAAAGATACTTGGGTGTGGTCTTTCAATTTCTTGAGTGCCAAGATTGAAGATAAGTATATCGTTTTTACTCCAAAAATGACCCAAATCAGAATCACAATAGTTATTATGATTGCCGCTGAAATATATTGAGTTTCCGTTGACTCCTTTGATAGTGTTGGCAAGCGTAACGGTGATACCAAGATCCAAAAATATTGCTTCTTCGTCTCCCAAAGAATCAAGTTTCTCCCACTCGCTATTTGATGAATTCATCTTGTAGATGCGGAAGTACCAAACGTCGGAATTGCACAAAACTATGCTCTTAACCCTCAGAACTTCACCAGTCACTCTGACTACAAGATTTTCAGTCTTGATCTTCCTACATACATGAAGAGGAGCATCATAGTAGAAAACATCCTCTGGCTTTCTCGAATAATCATAGTTAACTTGCGTCTCAAATACTTGTCGCGGGATACCTTGAGAAAAATCCAAGACTTTGACATCACGAGAGCTAGTATACAAGTAAAGTCTATGATCTTTGTATACCATGTCAAAATTAAAGTTGAAAAGCTCAATTCGTTTCCAATATTTATCACCTTTTCTGGAATAAACCAAAAAACGGGCTTGGAGTATCCATATAACAACATAATCTTTGGTTTTTTCGTCGAACCAGAATAAAACATCTCTGTTGTCATGTAATTGTACAAGAAACATATCATCTTCAGTCTCCACAATGCTAAGTTGAGACTTCATGGAAGGCAGATCGATCTTCTCACAGGTGAATATATTCAAAATGTATATTATATTGTATTGATGATCGTCTTGCATCAAGAGCCAACTTCCATAAGTAGCCAAACAATTACTATTTGCAAAGTTGACACCTATATTTTGAATTCTGTATAACTTCTCATCTTTTTCCTCGGGATTAAACAAGAGGCAGTAATCTTTACctttttctggaaatagaatcAGCCAAGGGATTTGATTGTTTGGCGAAGATTGTTTGGATGCATAGCGCCAAGATAAACAAACAGATTTAGCCCTTTGAAAATCTGCAAAACCAAGACGTTCAAAAATCAACTGAATGAGATCTGAAGGAAGCTTGGACCACATGCTTGGTTCCATCTCACCACAACTCACTACTTTTAGAAATTACAAAG of the Brassica rapa cultivar Chiifu-401-42 chromosome A03, CAAS_Brap_v3.01, whole genome shotgun sequence genome contains:
- the LOC103855972 gene encoding probable F-box protein At4g22060, which codes for MEPSMWSKLPSDLIQLIFERLGFADFQRAKSVCLSWRYASKQSSPNNQIPWLILFPEKGKDYCLLFNPEEKDEKLYRIQNIGVNFANSNCLATYGSWLLMQDDHQYNIIYILNIFTCEKIDLPSMKSQLSIVETEDDMFLVQLHDNRDVLFWFDEKTKDYVVIWILQARFLVYSRKGDKYWKRIELFNFNFDMVYKDHRLYLYTSSRDVKVLDFSQGIPRQVFETQVNYDYSRKPEDVFYYDAPLHVCRKIKTENLVVRVTGEVLRVKSIVLCNSDVWYFRIYKMNSSNSEWEKLDSLGDEEAIFLDLGITVTLANTIKGVNGNSIYFSGNHNNYCDSDLGHFWSKNDILIFNLGTQEIERPHPSIFSSIQLSNARWFVPNFKQM